The Gossypium hirsutum isolate 1008001.06 chromosome D03, Gossypium_hirsutum_v2.1, whole genome shotgun sequence genomic interval TGAATTCTTTGCATTCGAGATCGCCGGAAAAGTATTGGAGAAACTAGGGAGTGCTGCCTATGAAAGAATTAGCTTGGCATGGGGTGTTCGAGAGGAGTTTGAAAAGCTTAAGCTGACCCTAGCTGCTATCAGAGCTGTGGTCCTGGATGCTGAACAACAACAGGCTCGTAGCCTGGAGCTCAGTCTTTGGCTACAAAGGTTCAAAGATGCTTGCTACGACGTGGAAGATTTGATTGACGAGTTCGAGATCCAAGCGTTGAGGAGGCTAGTCCTGAAACGGGGAAGCACTGGAAGGAAGGTACGCCATTTCTTTTCTGGCTCTAATCCTTGGGCATTTAGCTTTAGGATGggctataaaataaaaaaggcgAACGAGATATTGAATGAGGTTGCAGCTGAAAAGGCCAAGTTTCATCTCACTGAAAAACATGAAACTAATGTCATACGTCGTGAGAGGGAAACCTACTCCTTTGTTAAGACATCTAGTGTCATCGGTCGAGATGAAGCTAAACAACACCTAGTTAACTTCTTAATGAATCCAACTGATGGGGAAGATATCCCTGTCCTTCCCACAGTTGGGATCGGAGGTATTGGGAAAACTACCCTGGCCCAATTGGTGTTTAACGAGGAGAGTGTGAAGTCGCATTTTGTATTGAGAATCTGGGTGTGTGTTACAGAGGATTTTGACATCAAACAACTGatgataaaaatcattaaatctgCCACTGGCAGAGAGTGCAAGGACATGAATAAGGAGGAATCACATAAAGTTTTACAAGATTGTTTGAATGGAAAAAGATTTTTTATGGTGCTAGATGATGTATGGAACGAGGACAAGAAGAAATGGAGTGAGCTGAAAGATTTGTTGTGTGGGGGAGCCCAAGGGAGTAGAATCATTGTCACAACTCGTAGCCGTAAAGTGGCTACAATCATAGGCACAACACCTCAGTATGATTTAGAACATCTTTCTTATGAGAATTGTCTATCATTGTTTCTTAAACTTGCCTTTAAAGAAGGTGAAGAGAAACAACATGACAATCTTGTAAGAATCGGGGAAGGAATTGTTCAAAAATGCAAAGGGGTTGCTTTGGCCGTGAAGACTTTAGGCAGCCTACTCTGTTCAACTAGGGTACAACATGATTGGGAACTTGTGAGAGATAGTGAGCTATGGAAGTTGAAACAGGAGGAAAATGACATCTTGCCTGCTCTAAAACTAAGTTATGATCATTTGCCCTGGTATTTAAAGCAATGTTTCGCCTTTTGTTCAGTTTTTCCAAAAGATTTTGAATTCAATCCTCTCTATTTGATCCCGTTGTGGATGGCAAATGGCTTTTTGCAATCACCATACGAAAATGAAGAGCCAGAAGATATTGGGAATCGGTATATACAAGAGTTACTATCAAGATCTTTCTTCCAACAAGTTGAAGATAAGTTTTTAACTTTCACCTTCAAAATGCATGATCTAGTACATGATCTTGCATTATCAGTAGTGCAAAATGAGGTGAATTCATGTAACCATTATTCAACTGGGAATGTTCGACATTTATTGTTTGATCTATTGAAACAAGATGGTTCCCAGTTGCCGAATAACTTGAGCTGTCTGCAATCACTTTTCTTATTAGATGAAGAAGGCAAGGCTGATAGCGAATCTCTTATTGCCAAATTCATCTCAAGGTCTAAACATTTGAGGGTGCTACATTTTTCTGGCTGCAGTTTTGAGCATTTGCCAAACAATATACGTTATTTAAAGCAGTTAAGATATTTGAATCTGGCCTACAATGGAAATATAAAGAGACTTCCAAATTCCATTTGCAATTTACAGAGTTTGGAAATACTTGACCTCGGTGGATGTACGAGAATTGAAGAGTTACCAAAAGACATAAGGTACCTGATTAGCCTTAGAAAATTAATGGTAACAACAAAACAGACACGTTTGCAAGAGAATGGTATATGTTGCCTAAGTACTCTTCGGATTTTGGCCTTCTTTGAAtgtgaaaatttagaaaaattgtgTGAAGACATTCAAAACCTAACAGCCCTCCGAGAATTGTACATCGAAGAATGCAACAACTTGGTTTCATTGCCACAAGGTTTAAAATACCTAACTACATTAGAAAATTTGGCAATTGTAAATTGTGAAAAGCTTGACCTCACTCTGGAGGAGTTGGAACTTGAGAGGAAAGAAGAGGGTAGCCTTCGAAAATTGTGGATTGGAGGAGTGCCAAAGCTGGAGTCACTACCCCAATGGATCCTTCTAGGATCCACCAAAACTTTGCAGCACTTGTATATTGGAGAATTGGAGAATGTCTCGAGGTTACCAACGTGGTTCCAAGATCTCACATCCCTTCAAAGTCTATACATTAAAAATTGCCCAAAGCTGTCGTCTCTGGCAGAAGGGATGCAACACCTCACTGCACTCAAAAGACTAATGATTGGAGGGTGTCCAAAATTAAGCAAAAGATGCATTGAAGAAACCGGTGAAGACTGGCCTAAGATTGCTCATGTCGTTGACATTATTGTGGAGTCATGAAGGCCTCAATAACATATGATGAAAAGATAATGTAAGTCACCAAACACTAATCTATTTGATACATATATCTTATTAACTTCTTAAATGTTAATATTTCTAAATTAAATTAGGCTCCAAATACTACTTTATTTCTCATtaagataattgaattttatctACTCTAAAGCAAATAAAACTTCACTCATaattagtattaaaattttactcaaaatgTTAGTAAAAATATTATCTTGTACTTCAAAAATTAGAtttcttaaaaagaaaattgtATAATACTTCAACTTGATGTTCTGGTAGAGTTTTTCTAACAgaacttgtatatctattaaaATGGCAGGTCAAATTTGATGATGTTGAAGATATTAAAAAGACAATGATATGATAGACTTTGAATTGTTGGTTCCAATGTATATATGGTTGTAATTTGATATGAATCAAAGAAAATGatgtaataatttgattttttatgtgTGTAAGTGTAACCATGTttcttatatattttgttataaataaatACACTCAAAAAGTTTTGTTGCTACTAAAAAGTGTTCATACACtcaatgtatatatgtatgtctttttttttatcaacACAAAAGGAGATAGTATTATGAATATCAAGAagagattgtatgaaactgtgatttcaTACCATCCCTATCACTTTTCAATAGGAggatgacaaatcagattttttctcttgatttttagcattttttgttgaatttaaattttttcaggaggaaaaaactaaaatttaggaGGAAAAATCTAATTTATCATTCTCCTATTGAAAAAGAATATGGATGACGTGGAATCatagtttcatacaatcctttctctatGAACATCATTCTAGAtattaaataaatgttaaaatgtttttattttgaaaaaaattgaatatttttttttatctagaGCTTGAACTTCTATGactattaaaagaaataaagaaaatacaAATTTGAGATTGATATGAGTTCGAATATGACATGCATGTAAATTTACACGtttaatttttagttagtttttcaataaattattttgattattgttACTTTTCATTGAAAATGATAACTTTTCttagttttaaaataatatacaaaattgaaattatatatactttaatgttaatttgaaaaaaaaattaaaaaagaagaaggtaaAACAACATGcaacaattataataatagttcTTAATAAATAGGAAAGTTATTTAaactaaattagtaaatatatataataatagtgattaaaaaataattgttaaaatttgaaaaaaaaattcaaaacaaaactacaaaagatttttttttttgcctaaacCAAACAAAtgacatataaataaaaaagaaatagttTGAAGAGAGCTTATTTCACACAATCAAAATATAACCTCCCTAGCTCGGCctagatgttaagttcgaatttAGAAGATTACATTGGCCATCGAAATGGTCTAGTAAGTTATCGGAGTTTATAAAACAATCATTTAAAATGTTTGTTTATCTTAGAAGAAACttattctatttttcaaaaaaaactcacaaattaactaaaaaaaaggggtaaactactaaaatagtcacttttgtttggttcaggttacattttagtcacttatgtttgaaatgttacgttttagtcactaaTGTTATcatgttataacattttagtcactgagccattaatttCTGTTAACTGTGTAACAATAAGCTGATGtgacacattaaatcatcatttcaaacaaaaattctaggttaatttatacaatcggtccccatattttttcgtttggaccaatttaatttttttcttttatgtttttttaactttcgttctttttcattctcttatgcttctccctttgttttcctcctttctctatttctttcaaCGTTGttttgctatgttttatttttttgaacaatttaactTTTTCGAGTGAGGCTAGCTTGTTGACTAGttacaaatggaaaacatagaaaaactatgataaaagaaatgaagagggaggaaaatagagggaaaagcagaagagaatggaaaaaaaagttaaaagaacttaaaagaaaattttaaaattgtttaaaataaaaaaatagagggaccaattgtagaatttaacctaaaatttttgtttgaaatgatgatttaacatgccacatCAGCTTACTGTTACACCATTTTTGGcaattaacgactcagtgactaaaatgttacaacacgataacgtaagtgactaaaacgtaatatttcaaacataagtgactaaaatgtaacctaaggcaaacaaaagtgactattttgatagcttacccaaaaaaaaaaggttaagtaATATATTTTCCTTGTAACGGTGGCTACTTTTGAAAacttggttaatttataatttattgattcttctaaaatttatttataatctaaTAGCGGAGAAGTGATATTCAActtagttttaattaagaaaaatcagGATTTATTTTGTACATATTTAATTCTCAATCCATGTTCAATATCCTGAATTCAAATCAAATAATATGCACGCTAAATAAACCCAAAATCGAAGTCTCATGCCACAATTCAAATAAAGTAATTCAgttccaaaataatagaaatttcaTATGAAAAGTCTAAAATACTTTCTAAATAAAAGATCGAAACGATTTTGAGCCCTCCGAGTGTTGCACTCAAGTCCTAACCTAGTGGGTTATCTGTAAGGATGAATATAAAGGGGGTGAGCTTAAGAAGCTCAATATACGCCCAATCACAAGAAAATCAATGGGGAACAATAAGCATAGCATACAAGATAACAATTCTTAGGATAAATACATTCGTATAGCAAATCACAATTTCACAATATCGGTTTACCTGAATAACACATTACTATAATGctttagaatttataattttatatgcaCTTGCTTAAGAATGAAAATGCaattttagtttataaaaatAGGTCATACCCCATTGCTACACACCACACTATGACTTCCACATAACTCATCCAACCTTTTAACTCCGAGTTGTGGATTAACACTGCTAGTTTGCAGATAAACTGTCACTTGTTGTAGATACACAACATAATTGTAGATAAAAGCTACCACtgagtttgtaaaaattgtgggTAAACCACTAATATTTTTAGATGAAAACATTTGAAGACAATTTGCCACTTGATTTGTGATCGAACCACATATTTGCAATTACTGCCACTTGTTTTGGGTGCACAacagaggtgatcatgggttgggcggcTCGGCCCGATGGTCCGCacaaaatatgggagggttcgggaaAAATATAGGTCTGAAATatgggtttggataaaaaatgaggcccgtttagaaaatgggccagGCCTTGGgcaaaacttttttggcccggccccggcccggcccgaatatataataaatatatattttttaattttaaagtattttaaaaatactttttatttttatttatttttaagatacaatttttgtgtttattaaaaaaaaggtcgAGCTGGGCTGGGCTCAGGCTTAGGAATTTTTCCCAggccgggcctggacaaaattttaggtcgggccgggcccgggcctaggacccGAGCCAAAAAATTTctaggcccggcccgacccggcccatgatcacctctagtgcACAACATATTTGCAAATTTAAAAAAACTGCCACTTGGCTCATGAACAAACCACATTGTTTGCAGATTATTAAATTGTCATTCTTCCTTCATACATATCATCTCACCCTATACAATTTAGTATGACATGCTTTGAAATAGAATAAATCAACACTAGCAGTAATCATTCTTACTATGCATTCGGTTCATTACTAGCAATTAACATGCTTTACGTGTATTCAATTCAACAAAAGCAGTAAACATGTTTTAACAAGTATTCAATAGGGTGGTGACAATATTAACACTAACAGTTTATCAGTTTTTCACAATGATAGTAGCACGTACTATACACTTTACATACGATATAGACATAACACTTCAATCATTAAATCACAAATGCTAGAAAAACACAATATCAGTGACTTAACTGAacaaataaaaactctaaaaataattcAGAGCATAcatagggactaaactgaacataatgaaaatttttgggcaaaactataaaataggggtcacatggctgtgtgagaTGTTATAGGTCGTGTGGAAGGGTTACACGGCTGTGTTACTGGGTCGTGTAACAGGCTGTAGTCATGTGTCAAATGTTAAAATTACCCTATAAGAAGGATACTACCGTGTGGTTCACAAACTACGCTAGGGTTTCAGGGTACATGGTCATAATTCCGAGAGCATTATATATGTGTTGTGTTTGTCATAGCCCAAATTTTACTCTTAGTGATATGACACATTCTTGCATTACGTCTATTTCATTTTTTGGAATTGTTCCACgcatatattcattattttcgGGTTCTAcaaaaagatggaaaattttgcTTAACAATGTCCCTGAATTAATTgggaaatttttatttattgcaTGTTGGGAGAGTCGAATTAAAAGTGTTAAAACTATTAGATTTCAAACTCCCCAAATAAGTTTGGTTTTGTCTGAATTATATGAATCTTGTGATGATGCAAAGTCAAAGAGTGAAGCGGAGAGTTTGGTCAATGCACTTGGGAGTTTTGAGTTTTTGCTTGATATGGtaatttgatatgaaattttatttgttataaatatAGTGTGCAAGAAATTGCAATCTAAGTCTATGTGCACAGACACCATCATAAAGCAATTAGAAGGTGTATTGTTATTTTGAAAAAGTATAGAGATGAAGACTTTATTTCTAGTATGAATATTGCTATTGCACTTGATATGGATGTAGAGCCTACCCTTCCAACAAGGCATCgtgttaaaaataatttgatgagAATAACCAAGAGGATGAAGAAATACGATCGGCTGATGAATTATTTagagttgattattttttagttattataGACATGGCAATTGCTTCTTTGAAGAGCAGATTTGAGCaactaaaatatttgaaaatattttgggGGGTTTTTGTTTGATTCAAACAAGTTAAAGTCATTGGATGGAAATGAATTGAGAGAATATTGTGCTACTTTTCACTTTACCTTTTCTCATGGTAATTCATCAGTTATTGATTTTCTCTTAATTGAAAGTGTTGCAATTTACTTTACTGAATGAATTAATGTCAACCACTAAAATTCTTGAGTttgtaaaaa includes:
- the LOC107929292 gene encoding putative disease resistance protein RGA3 isoform X2; this translates as MAESFAFEMAAKVSEKLGSAAYERISLAWGVREEFEKLKQTLAAIRAVVLDAEQQQARNHELTHWLKKFKDACYEMEDLIDEFEIQALRRQVLEQGSIGRKVRRFFSGSNPLAIRFRMGNKIKKANEMLNEIAAKTAKFHLTEKHEINVIHRERETYSFVKTSSVIGRDEAKQHIVNFLRDPVDEEDIPVLPIVGIGGIGKTTLAQLVFNEESWKSYFELRIWVCVTEDFDIRQLMIKIIKSVTGRECKDMNKEELHKVLQDCLNGKRFFMVLDDVWNEDKKKWSELKDLLCGGAQGSRIIVTTRSRKVATIIGTTPQYDLEHLSYENCLSLFLKLAFKEGEEKQHDNLVRIGEGIVQKCKGVALAVKTFGSLLCSTRVQHDWELVRDSELWKLKQEENDILPALKLSYDHLPWYLKQCFAFCSVFPKDFEFNPLYLIPLWMANGFLQSPYENEEPEDIGNRYIQELLSRSFFQQVEDKFLTFTFKMHDLVHDLALSVVQNEVNSCNHYSTGNVRHLLFDLLKQDGSQLPNNLSCLQSLFLLDEEGKADSESLIAKFISRSKHLRVLHFSGCSFEHLPNNIRYLKQLRYLNLAYNGNIKRLPNSICNLQSLEILDLGGCTRIEELPKDIRYLISLRKLMVTTKQTRLQENGICCLSTLRILAFFECENLEKLCEDIQNLTALRELYIEECNNLVSLPQGLKYLTTLENLAIVNCEKLDLTLEELELERKEEGSLRKLWIGGVPKLESLPQWILLGSTKTLQHLYIGELENVSRLPTWFQDLTSLQSLYIKNCPKLSSLAEGMQHLTALKRLMIGGCPKLSKRCIEETGEDWPKIAHVVDIIVES
- the LOC107929292 gene encoding putative disease resistance protein RGA3 isoform X1; this encodes MAEFFAFEIAGKVLEKLGSAAYERISLAWGVREEFEKLKLTLAAIRAVVLDAEQQQARSLELSLWLQRFKDACYDVEDLIDEFEIQALRRLVLKRGSTGRKVRHFFSGSNPWAFSFRMGYKIKKANEILNEVAAEKAKFHLTEKHETNVIRRERETYSFVKTSSVIGRDEAKQHLVNFLMNPTDGEDIPVLPTVGIGGIGKTTLAQLVFNEESVKSHFVLRIWVCVTEDFDIKQLMIKIIKSATGRECKDMNKEESHKVLQDCLNGKRFFMVLDDVWNEDKKKWSELKDLLCGGAQGSRIIVTTRSRKVATIIGTTPQYDLEHLSYENCLSLFLKLAFKEGEEKQHDNLVRIGEGIVQKCKGVALAVKTLGSLLCSTRVQHDWELVRDSELWKLKQEENDILPALKLSYDHLPWYLKQCFAFCSVFPKDFEFNPLYLIPLWMANGFLQSPYENEEPEDIGNRYIQELLSRSFFQQVEDKFLTFTFKMHDLVHDLALSVVQNEVNSCNHYSTGNVRHLLFDLLKQDGSQLPNNLSCLQSLFLLDEEGKADSESLIAKFISRSKHLRVLHFSGCSFEHLPNNIRYLKQLRYLNLAYNGNIKRLPNSICNLQSLEILDLGGCTRIEELPKDIRYLISLRKLMVTTKQTRLQENGICCLSTLRILAFFECENLEKLCEDIQNLTALRELYIEECNNLVSLPQGLKYLTTLENLAIVNCEKLDLTLEELELERKEEGSLRKLWIGGVPKLESLPQWILLGSTKTLQHLYIGELENVSRLPTWFQDLTSLQSLYIKNCPKLSSLAEGMQHLTALKRLMIGGCPKLSKRCIEETGEDWPKIAHVVDIIVES